The Rhopalosiphum maidis isolate BTI-1 chromosome 1, ASM367621v3, whole genome shotgun sequence genome has a segment encoding these proteins:
- the LOC113549067 gene encoding periodic tryptophan protein 1 homolog → MTSFIPCVKWVKQGVSLHQNTIKLSQQELKELTEIKPKEKELSKSDKKDYGLDNYDEEEMDMSGAMSIGGLAVYNNTDFNDSDTDSDKLDEILKPDDNLVLVGNVKKTECSLEVYVYNGNDKDFYIHHDIILKHPPLCLEWFGSVGNFCALGSMSATIEVWDLDLIGCLEPTFRLGRKKKKNPEKNYGHTDAILDIAWNEHLPHILASGSVDETILLWDLETNEPHTRMENFGDHVQSLKWHPFESQTLAVGSSDFYVYDCRTYDTYKNWDIKGKVEKVHWDPSNGFLCYIGTDRGKLMCYDCRANKPLWKYKGHENEVTGIYVWEKFIVSSSTDETLKVWDRENKHLIKIREFSGALHSLDGCADNPFLVAVGGSGTSKFQLFDINDFSLKTC, encoded by the exons atgaCAAGTTTTATTCCATGTGTAAAATGGGTGAAACAAGGTGTTTCGTTGCATcaaaatacgataaaattatCACAACAAGAATTAAAAGAACTAACAGAAATCAAACCCAAAGAAAAAGAGTTAAGTAAAAGCGACAAAAAAGACTACGGCTTAGATAATTATGACGAAGAAGAAATGGATATGTCAGGAGCCATGTCCATCGGTGGTCTGgccgtttataataatactgatttTAATGATTCCGATACTGATAGTGACAAACTCGATGAAATCCTCAAGCCTGACGACAATCTGGTGTTGGTAGGCAATGTTAAGAAAACTGAATGCTCACTTGAAGTCTATGTTTACAATGGTAATGACAAAGATTTTTACATTCATCACGACATCATTTTGAAACATCCACCACTATGCTTGGAATGGTTTGGCTCTGTTGGGAATTTCTGTGCCTTAGGATCCATGTCTGCTACAATAGAAGTGTGGGATTTAGATTTGATTGGATGCTTAGAACCAACATTTAG ATTGggtagaaaaaagaaaaaaaatcctgaaaaaaattatggtcATACTGATGCTATTTTAGATATAGCATGGAATGAACATCTACCTCATATACTTGCCAGTGGTTCAGTAGATGAGACTATTTTACTTTGGGATTTAGAAACAAATGAACCTCATACAAGAATGGAAAATTTTGGAGATCACGTCCAATCACTTAAATGGCATCCATTTGAATCACAAACGCTTGCTGTTGGTTCTTcagatttttatgtttatgattGTCGCACAtatgatacatataaaaattggGATATTAAAGGTAAAGTAGAAAAAGTTCATTGGGATCCATCTAATGGATTCTTGTGTTACATTGGTACTGATAGAGGTAAACTCATGTGCTATGATTGTCGAGCTAATAAACCATTATGGAAGTATAAAGGTCATGAGAACGAAGTCACTGGAATCTATGTCTGGGAGAAATTTATTGTTAGTTCTTCAACAGACGAAACCTTAAAAGTATGGGATAGagaaaataaacacttaattaaaataagagaATTTTCTGGTGCTTTACACAGTCTAGATGGATGTGCAGATAATCCATTTTTGGTGGCTGTTGGTGGAAGTGGTACATCTAAATTTCaactatttgatattaatgattttagtttaaagACATGTTAA
- the LOC113560864 gene encoding ester hydrolase C11orf54 homolog: MATENCNFPSVLNMNELPIVRIKLNTPPLRCIVKAILPELLDNFENASAEVVQCPDLTQPPFNLTSEGLNGDENVFDIGDITNLIPSIKREKLYDVKDLKQITGSDPLVIIGACGGPYPYFGVDSESVENVTMIGDRVKNGTHVHMTKSEDVAECYHKSLPDDETRFSFLANFFTSNGFRGEVLKIVCEVRKGPLSFSTCIREALKKHFGDEIIAIGGVILIENGKVKVHVVKPSLVKIPLKSEKELNNFLHYIELSPPLVGVGCIVSHDPGLNLRLQHFHLHTDRDQGGHYHNDTEPNTIKYTGYFGVSKQFTKIDKSNEVCNNPL; the protein is encoded by the exons ATGGCAACCGAGAATTGCAATTTTCCAAGTGTCTTAAACATGAATGAATTGCCCATAGTGCGCATCAAACTAAACACACCGCCTCTAAGATGCATTGTTAAag CCATATTGCCTGAATTATTagacaattttgaaaatgctAGTGCAGAAGTAGTTCAATGTCCAGATTTAACTCAACCACCGTTTAACTTAACCTCCGAAG GACTAAATGGCGACGAAAACGTATTTGACATTGGTGATATCACTAATTTAATACCTTCAATAAAGCGAGAAAAATTGTACGACGTCAaagatttaaaacaaattactggGTCCGATCCTTTGGTTATCATTGGAGCTTGTGGTGGCCCTTATCCATATTTTGGAGTCGATAGTGAA agCGTGGAAAATGTTACAATGATTGGTGATCGAGTTAAAAATGGAACACACGTTCACATGACGAAGTCTGAAGATGTCGCAGAGTGTTATCATAAGTCGTTACCGGACGACGAAACGAGGTTTTCATTTTTGGCAAATTTCTTCACTAGTAACGGCTTTAGAGGAGag gttttaaaaattgtgtgcGAAGTAAGAAAAGGACCGTTAAGTTTTAGCACGTGCATTAGAGAAGCGTTAAAGAAACATTTCGGGGATGAAATAATTG cGATTGGTGGAGTGATACTCATTGAAAATGGTAAAGTGAAAGTTCATGTCGTTAAGCCAAGCTTGGTGAAAATACCTTTAAAATCAGAAAAAGagctaaacaattttttacattatattgaattatccCCTCCGTTGGTGGGTGTTGGATGCATCGTTTCTCACGAtccc GGTTtgaatttaagacttcaacatttCCATCTGCATACTGATCGTGATCAAGGAGGACATTACCATAACGATACGGAACCGAATACCATCAAATATACTGGTTATTTTGGTGTTTCCAAgcaatttactaaaattgatAAGTCAAATGAAGTATGCAATAATCCTTTATAA
- the LOC113548165 gene encoding LOW QUALITY PROTEIN: manganese-transporting ATPase 13A1 (The sequence of the model RefSeq protein was modified relative to this genomic sequence to represent the inferred CDS: deleted 2 bases in 2 codons) translates to MAIDNLIDSVSLYVPRHVAFHGAIFPFVVLYISWSSACYFTDNLLDFFFAGIFAIGVAQILCSLSCYWSVSFRCLLSCRRVTSPEEAALVKVLPTPNNGFTELVMLNTFQDQDLKTVTWFRYQEIKYIWNDDKKCFNSLEFPIANTIEQYGNCKGYNSDEQLSRAIQLYGRNRLNIQLPKFNDLFIERATAPFFVFQVFCIALWCFDKYWYYSLFTLAMLVLFECTLVKQQLRNMEEIRNMGNKPIHLHVYRNKKWQFLLSDELTPGDIVSITRTNNDQTVPCDLLLLRGSCIVDESLLTGESIPQMKESIENITDASRNLDFESDKKLHILFSGTKVVQHTSPMKISSSVRSPPDNGCIAYVLRTGFNTSQGNLLQTILFGVKHVTANNMETLAFILFLLIFAIAAAYYLWIKGTEDPNRSRYKLFLECTLILTSVIPPELPVELSLAVNSSILSLSKLGIYCTEPFRIPFAGKVEICCFDKTGTLTKDALIVEGIAGVEKDMIPMNEAPEHTIQVLASCHSLVQLEDTLVGDPVEKASLNAINWILTKNDFIVPKKSKIPPLKILNRFYFSSSLKRMSVLAAYKCTKTANKVIHIASVKGAPEVLKSMLLNIPNNYDSTYLELAGRGARVLALARKEMTAIPNDLKNLKREDLECDLNFVGFVVVSCPLKQDSENVIKELLNSSHMVTMITGDNALTACYVANELNFTRSASHIILTLSETNKTWCWISDSYKIQVPLNSSIKELVDSYDLCLTGDGLNFLNQNHKDILKKIIPHVCVFARVAPKEKEFIIITLKELGYCTLMCGDGTNDVGALKHAHVGIAILARGKEKIKLKKDMFANKSRKPGENVGDQMKRLMKEIDEESVTVVKSGDASIAAPFTSKFSSVTCVCHVIKQGRCTLVTTLQMFKILALNALIAAYSQSVLYVKGIKFSDSQATLQGLLLAASFLFISRSRPLKVLSKQRPLPNIFNIYTISTVLLQFIIHFCSLVFLVQEASVYAESDPVNTTLPFSNDSLLSNNTNLDSAETDVDEFKPNVVNSAVFIISMALQICTFSVNYRGRPFMENLIENKPLLYSTVGTIMVILFLSMGTLQGLNEQFEIVQFPHEFRVILITVLISDYFGSYIMDRLCLWLFGEGKFKKVPV, encoded by the exons ATGGCCATTGACAATCTGATTGACTCAGTGTCTCTATACGTACCCCGACATGTTGCATTTCACGGAGCCATCTTTCCATTTGTTGTCCTTTACATCTCGTGGTCGTCCGCTTGTTATTTCACCGACAATCTGCTAGATTTCTTTTTTGCTGGTATTTTTGCCATCGGTGTTGCCCAAATATTGTGTTCATTAAGTTGTTACTGGTCTGTATCATTTAGATGTCTATTGTCATGTCGACGTGTCACTTCCCCAGAGGAAGCTGCCTTGGTCAAAGTATTACCCACTCCTAATAATGGATTTACCGAATTAGTGATGTTAAACACATTCCAAGACCAAGACCTGAAGACTGTTACATGGTTTAGGTACcaagaaatcaaatatatatggaATGATGACAAGAAATGTTTCAATTCTTTAGAATTTCCAATTGCTAATACAATAGAACAATATGGAAATTGTAAAGGCTACAATAGTGATGAACAGTTATCTAGagctatacaattatatggtCGAAATCgccttaatatacaattaccaaagtttaatgatttatttatagaaagagCAACAGCTCCTTTTTTTGTGtttcaagtattttgtatTGCGTTGTGGTGCTTTGATAAGTATTGGTACTATTCTTTGTTTACCTTAGCAATGTTGGTACTATTTGAATGCACTTTAGTCAAGCAACAATTACGTAACATGGAAGAAATCAGGAATATGGGTAACAAACCAATTCATTTGCATGTGTATCGCAATAAAAAATggcaatttttattaagtgaCGAACTTACACCTGGCGATATTGTATCTATTACAAGAACCAATAATGATCAAACTGTTCCTTGTGATTTATTACTCTTAAGAGGTTCATGTATCGTTGATGAAAGCTTATTGACTGGTGAATCTATTCCACAGATGAAAGaatctattgaaaatattaccgAT GCTAGTAGAAACTTAGATTTTGAATCTGATAAGAaactgcatattttatttagtggtACAAAAGTAGTTCAACATACTTCTCCTATGAAAATATCATCAAGTGTGCGTTCCCCTCCAGATAATGGATGTATTGCTTATGTGTTACGAACAGGTTTCAATACATCACAAGGTAATCTactacaaacaatattatttggtgTCAAGCATGTCACTGCAAATAACATGGAAACtttagcatttattttatttttgttaatttttgcaATTGCTGCAGCTTACTATTTGTGGATTAAAGGCACTGAAGATCCAAATAGGAGCCGTTACAAGTTATTCCTTGAATGTACACTTATCCTCACTTCTGTTATACCTCCGGAACTGCCTGTTGAATTATCATTGGCTGTTAATTCGTCAATTTTATCCTTATCCAAACTTGGAATATATTGTACTGAACCTTTTAGAATTCCATTTGCTGGCAAAGTAGAAATATGCTGTTTTGATAAAACTGGTACTTTAACCAAAGATGCTTTAATTGTTGAAGGTATAGCTGGTGTTGAAAAAGATATGATTCCAATGAATGAAGCCCCTGAACATACCATTCAAGTTTTAGCTTCTTGTCACTCATTGGTCCAACTAGAAGATACATTAGTTGGGGATCCTGTTGAAAAAGCCTCTTTGAACGCAATAAATTGGATTTTAACCAAGAATGATTTTATTGTACCAAAGAAATCAAAGATACCACCATTAAAGATATTgaacagattttatttttcttcatcTTTAAAAAGAATGTCTGTATTAGCAgcttataaatgtacaaaaacaGCAAATAAAGTTATACATATAGCAAGTGTCAAAGGTGCCCCCGAAGTGCTGAAgtcaatgttattaaatattcctaATAATTATGACAGTACATATCTTGAACTAGCTGGTCGAGGAGCTCGAGTATTAGCGCTTGCTAGAAAAGAAATGACTGCCATtccaaatgatttaaaaaatttaaagagaGAAGACTTGGaatgtgatttaaattttgttgggTTTGTTGTGGTTTCGTGTCCATTAAAACAAGATTCAGAGAATGTTATTAAAGAACTTCTGAACTCGTCCCACATGGTAACTATGATAACTGGAGATAATGCATTGACTGCATGTTATGTAgctaatgaattaaattttacaagatCTGCAAGTCATATCATATTGACACTTTCAGAAACCAACAAAACATGGTGTTGGATAAGTGATAGTTACAAAATTCAAGTCCCATTAAATAGTAGTATTAAAGAATTAGTCGATTCATATGATTTATGTTTGACAGGAGAtggattaaattttctaaatcaaaatcacaaagatatattaaaaaaaattatacct catgTATGTGTGTTTGCTAGAGTGGCTCCCAAAgaaaaagaatttattataataacattaaaagaaTTAGGTTATTGTACTTTGATGTGTGGAGACGGTACTAATGATGTTGGCGCCTTGAAACATGCACATGTTGGTATTGCTATACTTGCTAGAGGTAaagaaaagataaaattaaaaaaagatatgtTTGCCAATAAGTCAAGAAAACCAGGAGAAAATGTAGGTGATCAAATGAAAAGACTAATGAAAGAAATAGATGAAGAATCTGTGACTGTGGTGAAGTCAGGAGACGCTAGTATTGCTGCTCCTTTTACAAGTAAATTTTCATCTGTAACTTGTGTATGTCATGTAATTAAACAAGGTCGTTGTACTTTAGTTACTACacttcaaatgtttaaaatattagcacTGAATGCTCTTATTGCTGCTTATAGTCAGTCTGTACTTTATGTTAAGGGTATAAAATTTAGTGATTCTCAAGCTACATTACAAGGATTATTGTTAGCtgcttcatttttatttatttcaaggtCAAGacctttaaaagttttatccaAACAGAGACCACTGCCAAATATATTCAACATCTACACAATTTCAactgtattattacaatttattatacacttttgTAGTTTAGTATTCTTAGTCCAAGAAGCTAGTGTGTATGCTGAAAGTGATCCTGTGAATACTACTTTGCCATTTTCAAATGACAGtttgttatcaaataatacaaatttggaTTCTGCAGAAACAGATGTAGACGAATTTAAACCTAATGTAGTGAACAGtgcagtatttattatttccatgGCATTGCAAATTTGTACTTTTTCAGTCAATTATCGAGGACGACCATTCAtggaaaatttaatagaaaataagcCATTGCTGTACAGTACAGTAGGAACAATTAtggtaatattgtttttaagtatgGGTACTTTGCAAGGACTTAATGAGCAATTTGAAATTGTTCAGTTTCCTCATGAATTccgagttattttaattactgtaCTTATTTCAGATTACTTTGGTTCTTATATAATGGACCGATTATGTTTATGGCTTTTTGGTgaaggaaaatttaaaaaagtgcctgtgtaa
- the LOC113549980 gene encoding uncharacterized protein LOC113549980 isoform X2 — MTTKKSQLIMKENRIPIGKKKENIKKNEESKLVIDNVISKTKTKTIKTTKISKKTNKPNECKPLKLVNINVESTDTSLTKPIKNPRVLLSTIKELKEFEEKSNTKTILNKIKIVEDNAPTSTENVNNLQEEIDMDNFNNTIDEMKPVVPEIVLSPFVCTTRGHKWKPSPRKPPKLSELYDKYEDNNVADNYRKKLDSKTIELQNKVKYWAELSSENSNDVPQFIKDEIDVVCGQTKLLTTDKFMQMRSLINEFDNKSGAMLITTDDLDGFWDMLLLQVEKLEGQFSQLAILKKNNWAPLKPIAKKVINKQPALIKRPVVKSKFADFIKTQKSKEEKATFNEKNDSNNSKFNEMKLSNNTCLISSTPTSSNQKNVSFTPVLLKTMELSYVARRSGMTPIVLGTPHVSPLKPALKKAENEKGTKRKNIHFESPKKIVNGFVTPENSCNDIKPKTIQNRVVTPHTNKKTKVSENNNVKSRYKPTETSVSNQIGNKTNIKSTLKPQSEMKKTVTKTSADMDGKSPIRRSSRLANKPSKNYKC, encoded by the exons ATGACTACAAAAAa ATCTCAATTAATTATGAAGGAAAACAGAATTCCAATaggaaagaaaaaagaaaatataaaaaaaa ATGAGGAGTCAAAGTTGGTTATAGATAATgtgatttcaaaaacaaagaCAAAGACAATAAAGACAACCAAAATATctaagaaaacaaataaacccAATGAATGTAAACCTCTTAAACTTGTTAACATCAATGTTGAATCTACTGATACATCATTAACGAAACCAATTAAAAACCCAAGAGTTCTTCTTAGTACAATTAAAGAATTGAAagaatttgaagaaaaatcCAATACTAAAAcgatactaaataaaataaaaattgtagaaGATAATGCTCCAACATCGactgaaaatgtaaataatttacaagagGAAATTGATAtggacaattttaataacacaattGATGAAATGAAACCAGTAGTCCCTGAAATTGTGCTGAGTCCTTTTGTTTGTACAACACGTGGCCATAAATGGAAACCAAGTCCTCGCAAACCTCCAAAATTATCTGAGttgtatgataaatatgaAGATAACAATGTTGCtgataattatag GAAAAAGCTGGACAGTAAAACTATTgaactacaaaataaagttaaatattggGCAGAATTATCTTCTGAAAATAGCAATGATGTTCCacaa tttatcaaAGATGAAATAGATGTTGTATGTGGACAAACAAAACTTTTGACAACTGACAAATTTATGCAAATGCGTTCTCTGATAAatgaatttgataataaatctgGGGCAATGCTTATAACCACGGATGATTTAGATGGATTTTGGGATATGTTATTGTTACAA gtTGAAAAATTAGAAGGTCAATTTAGTCAACTTgccatattgaaaaaaaacaattgggCACCATTAAAACCGATtgctaaaaaagtaattaacaaACAACCCGCATTAATTAAACGTCCAgtagtaaaatcaaaatttgctgattttattaaaa cccAAAAATCAAAGGAAGAGAAAGCtacttttaatgaaaaaaatgattcgAATAATTCAAAGTTTAATGAAATGAAATTGTCTAATAACACTTGtc ttatttctaGCACTCCAACTTCTTCAAATCAgaaaaatgtaagttttaCCCCCGTGCTATTGAAAACTATGGAGTTGTCATATGTAGCCCGTAGGTCAGGCATGACACCAATAGTGTTAGGTACGCCACATGTATCTCCACTAAAACCAGCATTGAAAAAGGCTGAAAATGAGAAAGGCACCAAGCGGAAGAACATACACTTTGAATCtcctaaaaaaattgttaatggaTTTGTAACACCTGAAAACTCGTGcaatg atATTAAACCCAAAACCATTCAAAACAGAGTTGTCACTCcacatactaataaaaaaactaaggtAAGCGAGAACAACAATGTCAAATCTCGGTACAAGCCCACTGAAACATCAGTTTCTAACCAAATTGGAAATAAAACTAACATAAAAAGTACTCTCAAACCTCAGTCAGAAATGAAGAAGACTGTAACTAAAACGTCGGCTGATATGGATGGCAAATCACCAATAAGACGTTCTTCTAGACTGGCCAATAAACcttcaaaaaattacaaatgttag
- the LOC113549980 gene encoding uncharacterized protein LOC113549980 isoform X1, whose product MTTKKSQLIMKENRIPIGKKKENIKKNEESKLVIDNVISKTKTKTIKTTKISKKTNKPNECKPLKLVNINVESTDTSLTKPIKNPRVLLSTIKELKEFEEKSNTKTILNKIKIVEDNAPTSTENVNNLQEEIDMDNFNNTIDEMKPVVPEIVLSPFVCTTRGHKWKPSPRKPPKLSELYDKYEDNNVADNYRKKLDSKTIELQNKVKYWAELSSENSNDVPQFIKDEIDVVCGQTKLLTTDKFMQMRSLINEFDNKSGAMLITTDDLDGFWDMLLLQVEKLEGQFSQLAILKKNNWAPLKPIAKKVINKQPALIKRPVVKSKFADFIKTQKSKEEKATFNEKNDSNNSKFNEMKLSNNTCLISSTPTSSNQKNVSFTPVLLKTMELSYVARRSGMTPIVLGTPHVSPLKPALKKAENEKGTKRKNIHFESPKKIVNGFVTPENSCNEDIKPKTIQNRVVTPHTNKKTKVSENNNVKSRYKPTETSVSNQIGNKTNIKSTLKPQSEMKKTVTKTSADMDGKSPIRRSSRLANKPSKNYKC is encoded by the exons ATGACTACAAAAAa ATCTCAATTAATTATGAAGGAAAACAGAATTCCAATaggaaagaaaaaagaaaatataaaaaaaa ATGAGGAGTCAAAGTTGGTTATAGATAATgtgatttcaaaaacaaagaCAAAGACAATAAAGACAACCAAAATATctaagaaaacaaataaacccAATGAATGTAAACCTCTTAAACTTGTTAACATCAATGTTGAATCTACTGATACATCATTAACGAAACCAATTAAAAACCCAAGAGTTCTTCTTAGTACAATTAAAGAATTGAAagaatttgaagaaaaatcCAATACTAAAAcgatactaaataaaataaaaattgtagaaGATAATGCTCCAACATCGactgaaaatgtaaataatttacaagagGAAATTGATAtggacaattttaataacacaattGATGAAATGAAACCAGTAGTCCCTGAAATTGTGCTGAGTCCTTTTGTTTGTACAACACGTGGCCATAAATGGAAACCAAGTCCTCGCAAACCTCCAAAATTATCTGAGttgtatgataaatatgaAGATAACAATGTTGCtgataattatag GAAAAAGCTGGACAGTAAAACTATTgaactacaaaataaagttaaatattggGCAGAATTATCTTCTGAAAATAGCAATGATGTTCCacaa tttatcaaAGATGAAATAGATGTTGTATGTGGACAAACAAAACTTTTGACAACTGACAAATTTATGCAAATGCGTTCTCTGATAAatgaatttgataataaatctgGGGCAATGCTTATAACCACGGATGATTTAGATGGATTTTGGGATATGTTATTGTTACAA gtTGAAAAATTAGAAGGTCAATTTAGTCAACTTgccatattgaaaaaaaacaattgggCACCATTAAAACCGATtgctaaaaaagtaattaacaaACAACCCGCATTAATTAAACGTCCAgtagtaaaatcaaaatttgctgattttattaaaa cccAAAAATCAAAGGAAGAGAAAGCtacttttaatgaaaaaaatgattcgAATAATTCAAAGTTTAATGAAATGAAATTGTCTAATAACACTTGtc ttatttctaGCACTCCAACTTCTTCAAATCAgaaaaatgtaagttttaCCCCCGTGCTATTGAAAACTATGGAGTTGTCATATGTAGCCCGTAGGTCAGGCATGACACCAATAGTGTTAGGTACGCCACATGTATCTCCACTAAAACCAGCATTGAAAAAGGCTGAAAATGAGAAAGGCACCAAGCGGAAGAACATACACTTTGAATCtcctaaaaaaattgttaatggaTTTGTAACACCTGAAAACTCGTGcaatg aagatATTAAACCCAAAACCATTCAAAACAGAGTTGTCACTCcacatactaataaaaaaactaaggtAAGCGAGAACAACAATGTCAAATCTCGGTACAAGCCCACTGAAACATCAGTTTCTAACCAAATTGGAAATAAAACTAACATAAAAAGTACTCTCAAACCTCAGTCAGAAATGAAGAAGACTGTAACTAAAACGTCGGCTGATATGGATGGCAAATCACCAATAAGACGTTCTTCTAGACTGGCCAATAAACcttcaaaaaattacaaatgttag
- the LOC113549979 gene encoding FGGY carbohydrate kinase domain-containing protein: MYFIGVDVGTGSVRAALVDNAGRILKKSTNSIQTWNPEENFYQQSSEDIWRSCCKVVRKVTEGIPSEAVRGIGFDATCSLVVVDSDGLPLSVSKNGEREQNVILWMDHRAKKEADFINTTNHRVLNYVGGKISLEMETPKLLWLKNNLPKNTFWQKVGRFFDLPDFLTWKATNAVSRSLCTVVCKWTYCAEQSLCGYWDRSYFEEIGLDDLSQDNWSAIGNEIFEPGRPCGNGLTENAAREMGLVVGTPVATSLIDAHAGGLGMIGVGSKNSTDFRHRLVMIGGTSTCHMLLSDEEVFVDGVWGPYYGAMVPGLWLLEGGQSATGKLIDHVISTHPAAKHLNITDGVRAEDFLNELLIKMATDRGLDAIDTLTEDFHVYPDFHGNRSPVADPSLKGTMVGLTLSVDQENLALIYLATIQALCYGTRHIIESMEEKSGGSLNVREILMCGGLSQNRVFLQCQANVTALPVRTSTEDDPVLIGSAMLAAAASTSSKSPTELRPWSSSLRDAIALMASDARTVHPSLDLQAYHKRKFLVYLEMLKHQKMYKNIMSRNP, encoded by the exons atgtatttcattggAGTGGACGTCGGGACAGGAAGTGTTCGGGCGGCATTAGTAGATAATGCtggtagaattttaaaaaaatctaccaACAGTATTCAAACATGGAATCCTGAAGAAAACTTTTATCAACAATCGTCCGAAGACATATGGCGTAGTTGCTGTAAAGTTGTACGG AAAGTGACTGAAGGAATACCATCGGAAGCGGTCAGAGGAATCGGATTTGATGCTACGTGTTCTCTAGTAGTCGTGGACAGCGATGGACTACCATTATCAGTCAGCAAAAATG gTGAACGAgaacaaaatgtaatactatGGATGGACCATAGGGCCAAAAAGGAAGCGGATTTCATTAATACAACAAATCATCGAGTATTGAACTATGTAGGAGGTAAAATATCGTTAGAAATGGAAACGCCAAAACTCCTTTggctaaaaaataatctaccaaaaaacacattttggcAAAAAGTGGGTAGGTTCTTTGATTTGCCCGACTTCCTTACTTGGAAAGCCACAAATGCTGTCTCCAG ATCACTGTGTACGGTCGTCTGCAAATGGACGTACTGTGCAGAACAGTCGTTGTGCGGTTATTGGGATCGTTCGTATTTCGAAGAAATTGGTCTGGATGACTTGAGTCAAGACAATTGGTCGGCGATAG gcAACGAAATATTTGAGCCAGGACGACCTTGCGGCAACGGACTAACCGAGAACGCAGCCCGAGAAATGGGACTAGTCGTCGGAACTCCAGTAGCCACATCGTTGATTGACGCACACGCTGGAGGACTGGGAATGATCGGAGTTGGGTCAAAGAATTCAACAGACTTTAGGCACCGATTag TGATGATTGGAGGTACCTCGACTTGTCACATGTTGCTCAGCGACGAAGAAGTGTTCGTGGATGGCGTCTGGGGACCGTACTACGGTGCCATGGTACCGGGTCTGTGGCTTCTGGAAGGTGGGCAATCAGCTACGGGCAAGCTTATAGATCACGTGATTAGCACTCATCCGGCCGCCAAACATCTGAACATTACGGATGGTGT AAGAGCGGAAGATTTCCTGAACGAATTACTCATAAAAATGGCTACAGACAGAGGTTTGGATGCGATCGATACGCTGACTGAAGACTTTCACGTGTATCCTGACTTTCATGGCAACCGATCGCCCGTGGCGGATCCCTCGCTAAAAGGAACG ATGGTTGGGTTAACGTTATCCGTGGACCAAGAAAACTTGGCACTTATTTATCTGGCAACAATACAGGCACTctgt TATGGTACCAGGCACATCATAGAATCGATGGAGGAGAAGAGCGGAGGATCATTAAACGTCCGAGAGATCCTCATGTGCGGAGGACTCAGTCAAAATCGGGTGTTTTTACAGTGTCAGGCCAATGTCACCGCGCTACCTGTACGTACTTCTACGGAAGACGACCCTGTCCTGATCGGTTCAGCCATGTTGGCCGCTGCCGCGTCGACATCGTCCAAGTCACCGACTGAACTCCGTCCGTGGTCATCGTCACTCAGAGACGCCATTGCGTTAATGGCCAGCGACGCGCGCACCGTACACCCTTCATTGGATTTGCAGGC ataTCATAAAAGGAAATTTTTGGTGTATTTGGAAATGCTAAAACATcagaaaatgtacaaaaacatTATGTCAAGAAATCCATga